A section of the Campylobacter concisus genome encodes:
- a CDS encoding DUF1523 family protein has translation MITFFKRICVIFIVLLHSFLALVVDYSFPHYANVQITGGDVKRMDKDGIIDAKNPADGPTRDVYFIYTKDSNNSNKVMAYRNEDTAWGFPFYFKFNSADVQAKAQGFANSDKNVTVKYYGYRISMLQEFRNVISLKESGTDTSWPVASYVFYFILFISLIIWTRKINKAFRPKASENLEK, from the coding sequence ATGATTACATTTTTTAAAAGAATTTGCGTTATTTTTATTGTACTCTTACACTCTTTTTTGGCTCTTGTAGTTGATTATTCGTTTCCACACTATGCAAATGTGCAAATCACAGGTGGCGATGTCAAACGTATGGACAAAGATGGTATCATCGACGCTAAAAATCCGGCAGATGGTCCTACCAGAGATGTTTATTTTATCTATACTAAAGATTCTAATAATTCAAATAAGGTCATGGCTTATAGAAATGAAGATACTGCATGGGGATTTCCGTTTTATTTTAAATTTAACTCAGCTGATGTACAAGCCAAAGCTCAAGGCTTTGCAAATAGCGATAAAAACGTAACTGTAAAATATTATGGATATAGAATTTCTATGCTTCAAGAGTTTAGAAATGTCATCTCACTAAAAGAAAGCGGTACTGATACTAGTTGGCCTGTAGCTAGCTATGTATTTTACTTTATCTTGTTTATCTCGCTAATAATTTGGACAAGAAAGATAAACAAGGCCTTTAGACCAAAAGCTAGTGAAAATTTAGAGAAATAG
- a CDS encoding ABC transporter substrate-binding protein → MQTNFMHKVTKFSLVASLFMALSLSAAESARSITDMKGVKVSVPEKVEKIAALWNANNEIILALGGMDKVVATTDLIKNNKWFEHVYPKLKNLPAALNGKDLQIEELVKLAPDVIIVYNKNFQDELIKNGFSAVNLIFRDYPDMEKSIYATAEVIGTDDARKKAEKLANKIHDNSEFVTARTKNIPDAKRPKVLHLLGGANLLKVDGTNTIQNTWIKLGGGVNAINTEGFMIEVSAEEIINANPDIIIVGGNDTDAQIKKIKEHPAFSGSNAVKNGKIYGNPKGVWSWDRYGAESILQILWAAKTIQPDLFKDVDMKVKTKEFYKEFLNHDLSDKEYGYILKALNPDGSSK, encoded by the coding sequence ATGCAAACAAATTTTATGCATAAAGTAACCAAATTTAGCCTTGTCGCTTCATTATTTATGGCTCTTAGCCTAAGCGCAGCTGAGTCTGCTAGAAGCATCACAGATATGAAAGGCGTCAAAGTAAGCGTGCCTGAGAAGGTTGAGAAGATCGCAGCACTGTGGAATGCAAACAACGAGATCATCCTAGCACTTGGCGGTATGGATAAGGTTGTAGCCACAACTGATCTGATCAAAAACAACAAGTGGTTTGAGCACGTCTATCCAAAACTTAAAAATTTACCAGCTGCACTAAATGGCAAAGACCTTCAGATCGAAGAGCTTGTTAAACTTGCACCTGACGTTATCATAGTGTATAACAAAAATTTTCAAGATGAACTTATCAAAAATGGCTTTAGCGCGGTAAATTTGATCTTTAGAGACTATCCAGATATGGAGAAAAGCATCTATGCAACAGCTGAAGTCATAGGCACTGATGATGCTAGAAAAAAAGCTGAAAAACTTGCTAATAAAATCCACGATAACTCTGAGTTTGTAACAGCAAGAACAAAAAACATCCCTGACGCTAAACGTCCAAAAGTACTTCACCTTCTTGGTGGCGCAAATTTGCTAAAAGTTGATGGTACAAATACCATCCAAAACACTTGGATCAAGCTAGGTGGCGGCGTAAATGCTATCAATACTGAGGGTTTTATGATCGAAGTTAGCGCTGAAGAGATCATCAATGCAAACCCTGATATCATCATCGTTGGCGGCAATGACACAGACGCACAGATCAAAAAGATAAAAGAGCACCCTGCATTCTCTGGCTCAAACGCTGTTAAAAACGGCAAAATTTACGGCAACCCAAAAGGTGTATGGAGCTGGGATAGATATGGTGCTGAAAGCATTCTTCAAATTTTATGGGCAGCAAAAACTATCCAACCAGATCTATTTAAAGATGTCGATATGAAAGTAAAAACAAAAGAGTTTTATAAAGAGTTTTTAAATCACGATCTTAGTGACAAAGAGTATGGCTATATCTTAAAAGCTCTAAATCCAGACGGTAGCAGCAAATAA
- the recG gene encoding ATP-dependent DNA helicase RecG yields the protein MKFEASDRAKLLKIGVLSLLDLALVLPKGFEDTTIAKSPREGQICINVKITSLASRPGMLTALAFCEQWQSSVKIVIFNAKSWHYGAFKVGKEMAIYGLCSYAFGSWQIVNPKITTKVGQIVPKFKTELKDDEVKKLVLKYINLQNLLAEGLNEREAKFLANLQRLDEQSVQILYRLKNDNEGAHILKFVEIFNYIKKLSAKKTYFKSPKIKLFDISSWLKGLPFMPTNDQINAINDIRDDLSAVQAKRRVIMGDVGSGKTLVILAAALSVYPQSAILMAPTSILSEQIFNEAKRLLPSFVNVMLVQSGEKKIDFSGANLIVGTHALLFHELPNSPLVMVDEQHRFGSNQRKKIEELASNENERANFVQFSATPIPRTLSLIQSSIVNFSFLKQMPFKKNITSQILGASEFGYLLAHIKRQLEGGFQVAIIYPLVESSESSNYQSLSEAQGFWLKNFKNVFVTHGKDKEKEEILRRFREEGEILLSTTVVEVGISLPRLNTIVIVGAERLGLATLHQLRGRVGRNGGDGYCFLFTKLKEAPARLKEFCATNDGFKVAELDLKNRQSGDILNGFFQHGATFNFYDYEDDITQAAKARVATLAKNNA from the coding sequence ATGAAATTTGAAGCAAGCGACAGAGCAAAACTTCTAAAAATAGGCGTGCTTAGCCTGCTTGACCTTGCTCTTGTGCTACCAAAGGGCTTTGAGGATACGACTATCGCTAAGAGCCCAAGAGAAGGGCAGATCTGCATAAATGTAAAGATCACCTCGCTCGCCTCGCGTCCTGGCATGCTAACGGCGCTTGCCTTTTGCGAGCAGTGGCAAAGTAGCGTAAAGATCGTCATTTTTAACGCAAAGTCCTGGCACTACGGCGCTTTTAAGGTGGGCAAAGAGATGGCTATATATGGGCTTTGCTCCTACGCCTTTGGCTCTTGGCAGATCGTAAATCCAAAAATCACCACAAAAGTAGGCCAGATCGTGCCTAAATTTAAGACCGAGCTAAAAGATGATGAGGTCAAAAAACTTGTTTTAAAATATATAAATTTACAAAATTTACTAGCTGAGGGTTTAAATGAGCGAGAGGCTAAATTTCTAGCCAACTTACAAAGGCTAGATGAGCAAAGCGTACAAATTTTATACCGCCTGAAAAACGACAATGAGGGTGCGCACATTTTAAAATTTGTAGAAATTTTTAACTACATAAAAAAGCTAAGCGCAAAAAAAACCTACTTTAAAAGTCCTAAGATCAAGCTTTTTGATATAAGCTCTTGGCTAAAGGGCTTGCCATTTATGCCGACAAACGATCAGATAAACGCGATAAATGATATAAGAGACGACCTTAGTGCTGTGCAGGCAAAAAGGCGCGTCATAATGGGCGACGTGGGAAGTGGCAAGACGCTAGTGATCCTAGCAGCCGCGCTTAGCGTATATCCTCAAAGTGCCATTTTGATGGCGCCAACAAGTATCTTAAGCGAGCAAATTTTTAACGAAGCAAAGAGGCTATTGCCGTCTTTTGTGAATGTGATGTTGGTTCAAAGCGGAGAGAAAAAGATAGACTTTAGCGGGGCAAATTTGATCGTTGGTACGCATGCGCTGCTCTTTCACGAGCTACCAAATTCGCCGCTTGTCATGGTCGATGAGCAGCACCGCTTTGGCTCAAATCAACGCAAAAAGATAGAGGAGCTCGCCTCAAACGAGAATGAGCGGGCAAATTTTGTGCAGTTTTCAGCTACGCCGATACCAAGGACGCTAAGTTTGATCCAGTCATCTATCGTAAATTTTAGCTTTTTAAAGCAGATGCCATTTAAAAAAAATATAACGAGCCAAATTTTAGGCGCAAGCGAGTTTGGCTACCTGCTCGCTCACATCAAAAGGCAGCTTGAAGGTGGCTTTCAAGTGGCCATCATCTATCCTCTAGTTGAGAGCAGTGAGAGCTCAAACTACCAAAGCCTAAGCGAGGCGCAGGGCTTTTGGCTAAAGAATTTCAAAAATGTCTTTGTCACGCACGGCAAGGACAAAGAGAAAGAAGAAATTTTAAGACGGTTTAGAGAAGAGGGCGAAATTTTGCTCTCAACAACCGTTGTTGAGGTTGGGATCTCGCTGCCAAGGCTAAATACTATCGTCATCGTGGGCGCTGAGCGGCTAGGGCTTGCCACGCTTCATCAGCTGCGAGGCAGAGTGGGGCGAAACGGCGGTGATGGATACTGCTTTTTATTTACCAAGCTAAAAGAGGCACCAGCTAGGCTAAAGGAATTTTGCGCGACAAATGACGGCTTTAAGGTGGCCGAGCTTGATCTGAAAAACCGCCAAAGTGGCGATATACTAAATGGCTTTTTCCAGCACGGAGCAACATTTAACTTTTATGACTACGAGGATGATATCACGCAGGCTGCAAAGGCTAGAGTGGCAACACTTGCTAAAAATAATGCCTAG
- the hpf gene encoding ribosome hibernation-promoting factor, HPF/YfiA family, with the protein MNISIVGKQFELTEPIKNYIQDAFDTLGKYNLDIISARCVVAADEKQGKKGFNAEFSLNMAHKDTIVVRQKDKDLYAAIDLAIEKASKVLRREHDKKFTVKGKADDKEFRSRIGEEKIEGVEEIVPMELEIYKPLEVEEALEKLKSSDKQFYVFNDVDAKMRVIYKRTDGTFGLY; encoded by the coding sequence ATGAACATAAGCATTGTAGGAAAACAATTTGAGCTAACAGAGCCAATCAAAAACTATATCCAAGACGCTTTTGATACTCTTGGCAAATACAATCTCGACATCATCTCAGCAAGATGTGTTGTAGCAGCCGATGAAAAACAAGGAAAAAAAGGCTTTAACGCAGAATTTTCTCTAAATATGGCCCATAAAGACACCATAGTCGTTCGCCAAAAAGATAAAGATCTTTACGCTGCGATCGATCTTGCTATCGAAAAAGCATCAAAAGTTTTAAGAAGAGAGCATGATAAGAAATTTACTGTTAAGGGCAAGGCTGATGATAAAGAATTTCGCTCAAGAATAGGCGAAGAAAAGATCGAAGGCGTTGAAGAGATCGTGCCTATGGAGCTTGAAATTTATAAACCACTTGAAGTTGAAGAAGCACTTGAAAAACTAAAATCAAGCGATAAACAATTTTACGTATTTAACGATGTTGACGCAAAAATGCGTGTGATCTACAAAAGAACAGACGGAACTTTCGGTCTTTACTAA
- a CDS encoding nitric-oxide reductase large subunit encodes MREYKKYWLALVAVLVICFSILGYYGVEVYRSSPPVVNFTDENGNVVIDKESIYKGQEAWQSIGGMQVGSVWGHGAYQAPDWSADWLHKELVIFLELKADEIYHSKYADLNDEQKANLKVLLKKEYRENGVKDDKIVLSSDRLKAMKQVSQEYSSLFGNDPKFKSLREAYAMKENTLPNASDRDDLNNFFFWSAWATAANRPNSDATYTNNWPHEPLIDNVPTSENIFWSIASVVILIAGIGFLVWFSSFYGKKDDEKLEAISEDPLSKLSLTPSQKALKKYLFVTLALFAFQILIGGFTAHYTVEGQEFYGINLSAYIPYSLARTWHIQASIFWIATGFLAGGLFLAPIINGGKDPKFQKLGVDLLFYALLILVVGSFAGEYLAIANIMPINLSFWFGHQGYEYIELGRVWQIILFVGLVIWMLLLLRGFIGGFKNKGDKNLLAIFAASAVAVGLFYGAGLFYGQRSPLPVMEYWRWWVVHLWVEGFFEVFATASLAFVFVSLGLVSKRFATFSTLASASLFLVGGIPGTFHHLYFAGTTTPIMAVGASFSALEVVPLVLLGAEAYEHYRLQFAQTWAKTLKWPLYCFIAVAFWNMLGAGVFGFLINPPISLFYIQGLNTTPVHGHAALFGVYGFLALGFVWLVATYLFKGQEFDEKLMKVGFWGLNIGLMLMIVLSLLPIGIYQAFASLEHGMWYARSAELLQQSHLQNLRWVRMIGDTILIIGGISFLAQLLKFMLNKKA; translated from the coding sequence ATGCGTGAATACAAAAAGTATTGGCTAGCACTTGTTGCAGTACTAGTAATTTGCTTTAGTATTTTAGGCTACTACGGCGTTGAGGTTTATAGAAGCTCGCCACCAGTTGTAAATTTTACAGATGAGAATGGCAATGTTGTGATCGACAAAGAGAGCATCTATAAAGGTCAAGAGGCCTGGCAAAGCATAGGAGGTATGCAAGTTGGCTCTGTTTGGGGACACGGCGCATATCAAGCACCTGATTGGAGTGCGGACTGGCTTCACAAAGAGTTAGTTATATTTTTAGAGTTAAAAGCAGATGAAATTTATCACTCAAAATATGCTGACTTAAATGATGAGCAAAAGGCAAATCTAAAAGTTCTACTTAAAAAAGAGTACCGAGAAAATGGCGTAAAAGACGATAAGATCGTACTTAGCAGCGATAGATTAAAGGCTATGAAACAAGTAAGCCAAGAGTATTCATCACTTTTTGGAAATGACCCTAAGTTTAAATCTTTAAGAGAAGCTTATGCGATGAAAGAAAATACTCTTCCAAATGCTTCTGATAGAGATGATCTTAATAACTTTTTCTTCTGGTCAGCCTGGGCAACCGCAGCAAATAGACCTAACAGCGATGCTACATATACAAACAACTGGCCACACGAGCCACTAATCGATAATGTACCAACAAGCGAAAATATTTTTTGGTCAATCGCAAGCGTTGTAATACTTATTGCTGGTATTGGATTTCTTGTTTGGTTTAGCTCTTTTTATGGCAAAAAAGATGATGAAAAGTTGGAAGCTATTAGCGAAGATCCACTTAGTAAATTAAGCCTAACTCCATCTCAAAAAGCTCTTAAAAAATATCTTTTTGTAACTTTGGCTCTTTTTGCATTTCAAATTTTAATAGGCGGCTTTACGGCTCACTATACAGTAGAAGGACAAGAATTTTACGGTATAAATTTATCAGCTTATATTCCTTATTCACTTGCTAGAACATGGCACATTCAGGCTAGTATTTTCTGGATTGCAACAGGATTTTTAGCAGGCGGTCTTTTCCTGGCACCTATTATAAATGGCGGTAAAGATCCAAAATTCCAAAAGCTTGGCGTAGATTTATTATTTTACGCACTACTAATCCTTGTGGTTGGCAGTTTTGCTGGTGAGTATTTAGCGATCGCAAATATTATGCCTATAAATTTAAGCTTCTGGTTTGGACACCAAGGATACGAATATATCGAGCTTGGACGTGTTTGGCAAATTATTTTATTTGTTGGTCTTGTCATTTGGATGCTACTTTTACTTCGCGGATTTATCGGCGGATTTAAGAACAAAGGTGACAAAAATTTACTTGCTATCTTTGCAGCTTCAGCTGTTGCAGTTGGATTATTTTACGGAGCAGGATTATTTTACGGCCAAAGAAGTCCACTTCCAGTAATGGAATACTGGCGCTGGTGGGTTGTACACCTTTGGGTTGAAGGCTTTTTTGAGGTCTTTGCTACCGCTTCACTTGCTTTTGTGTTTGTTAGTCTTGGTCTTGTTTCAAAGAGATTTGCTACGTTTTCAACACTTGCGAGTGCATCACTTTTCTTAGTAGGCGGAATTCCAGGAACTTTCCACCACTTATATTTTGCAGGCACTACAACACCTATAATGGCAGTTGGCGCTAGCTTCTCAGCACTTGAGGTAGTTCCTCTTGTATTGCTTGGCGCTGAAGCTTATGAGCATTATAGACTTCAGTTTGCTCAAACTTGGGCTAAGACATTAAAATGGCCACTTTACTGCTTTATCGCAGTTGCTTTCTGGAATATGTTAGGTGCTGGTGTATTTGGATTTTTAATCAATCCTCCGATTTCACTATTTTATATCCAAGGCCTAAATACGACTCCAGTTCACGGACATGCTGCACTATTTGGTGTTTATGGATTTTTGGCACTCGGATTTGTTTGGCTAGTAGCTACTTATCTATTCAAAGGTCAAGAATTTGATGAAAAACTTATGAAAGTAGGTTTTTGGGGCCTAAATATAGGTCTTATGCTAATGATTGTGCTTTCACTACTTCCAATAGGAATTTATCAAGCATTTGCAAGCCTAGAGCATGGTATGTGGTATGCAAGAAGCGCTGAGCTTTTACAACAATCACACTTACAAAATTTAAGATGGGTAAGAATGATTGGTGATACGATTTTAATAATCGGTGGAATCAGCTTCCTTGCACAACTTCTAAAATTTATGCTTAATAAAAAAGCTTAA
- a CDS encoding type II secretion system protein: MKKTKKAFTLIELIIVITVLGVISLMSFNTLMNLYQNYFQSKVINELETQSEIALEQISMLLSHRIKQSVIARKKNGDYLALNDSGVNLSSDFEILEFIPAAYELFDGINEYKGDDTNGDPIFEEGIYSGYVDLANSSVVNGLKSPGSKFNEAFKNGVMDLTCENDSNEEDVNSGSRCINADNENGGLVAIFSSILYRVGSSFGYQENLDQRHLDIAKVGIQSIDTLKISSDFKNKKISEQYKLAYTAIAIAPAEQSAEDIQNSSFDLKIYYNYRPWLNESFKKFNSTSTKAIKAESATLAKHVTRFVFTEKNGVIALKLCLKAEKSEITICKSKAVY, encoded by the coding sequence ATGAAAAAAACAAAAAAAGCTTTTACATTAATTGAGCTAATAATAGTCATCACCGTACTTGGCGTCATCTCACTTATGAGCTTTAACACGCTTATGAATTTATATCAAAACTATTTTCAAAGCAAAGTAATAAACGAACTAGAAACACAAAGCGAAATCGCTCTAGAGCAAATTTCAATGCTACTTAGCCACAGAATCAAACAAAGCGTTATCGCTAGGAAAAAAAATGGAGATTACCTAGCTCTAAATGATAGTGGCGTAAATTTAAGTAGCGACTTTGAAATTTTAGAATTTATCCCAGCTGCTTATGAACTATTTGATGGCATAAACGAATATAAAGGAGATGATACTAACGGAGATCCCATCTTCGAAGAAGGCATATATAGCGGATATGTAGATCTTGCAAATAGCTCTGTTGTAAATGGATTAAAAAGCCCTGGAAGCAAATTTAATGAAGCTTTTAAAAATGGTGTAATGGACTTAACCTGCGAAAATGATAGCAATGAAGAAGATGTAAATAGTGGCTCTAGGTGCATAAACGCCGATAATGAAAATGGTGGTTTAGTAGCGATATTTTCTAGCATACTTTATAGAGTTGGTAGTAGCTTTGGCTATCAAGAAAATTTAGACCAAAGGCACTTAGATATCGCAAAAGTTGGCATACAATCAATCGATACGCTTAAAATTTCAAGTGATTTTAAAAATAAAAAAATTTCAGAGCAGTATAAGCTAGCTTATACAGCCATTGCCATAGCACCAGCTGAACAAAGTGCCGAGGATATACAAAACAGCTCTTTTGACCTTAAAATTTACTACAATTATAGGCCATGGCTAAATGAAAGCTTTAAAAAATTTAACTCAACATCTACAAAAGCTATCAAAGCCGAAAGTGCAACACTAGCTAAACACGTAACAAGATTTGTCTTTACAGAAAAAAATGGAGTCATCGCGCTAAAGCTTTGCCTTAAAGCAGAAAAATCAGAAATAACCATTTGCAAGTCAAAGGCAGTTTATTAA
- a CDS encoding type II secretion system protein — translation MVKRGGFSLIELILSVLVVAIVSASLPLAVRTTSNLSEQSLMQEGLMNAKTYMSLILKAPFSDQVLIAGKNTMPSSITTQEAIIFPLIICEQGANPDFYEKSGVKGEGHRILAYPVQNSSACATRPSDSKLPESIKSVNFKVKSIKNFNTQKSISPTASTTKRDFIIDTETTPTITNGADKFVVSTPLNDNDVLQIKLDTTMKTTKESKSVLYGYAFNIGESSTLSVKEWK, via the coding sequence GTGGTAAAAAGGGGTGGCTTTTCATTGATAGAGCTCATCTTGTCAGTGCTTGTAGTAGCCATAGTAAGTGCAAGCCTGCCACTAGCGGTAAGAACTACTTCAAATTTAAGCGAGCAGTCCTTAATGCAAGAAGGACTAATGAATGCTAAAACTTATATGTCATTAATATTAAAAGCACCATTTAGTGATCAAGTCTTAATAGCTGGTAAAAATACCATGCCATCATCTATAACTACTCAAGAAGCTATAATTTTTCCTCTTATTATCTGCGAGCAAGGGGCAAATCCAGATTTTTATGAAAAAAGCGGTGTAAAAGGTGAAGGACATAGGATACTTGCATATCCGGTGCAAAATTCATCTGCATGTGCCACAAGGCCTAGTGACTCAAAGCTTCCAGAATCAATCAAAAGCGTAAATTTTAAAGTAAAGTCTATCAAAAATTTCAATACTCAAAAATCCATCTCACCAACCGCTAGCACTACTAAACGCGACTTTATCATAGATACAGAGACGACTCCAACCATAACAAATGGAGCTGATAAATTTGTAGTTAGCACTCCTTTAAACGATAACGACGTTTTACAAATAAAGCTAGATACGACTATGAAAACTACAAAAGAGAGCAAAAGCGTACTTTATGGATATGCCTTTAATATAGGTGAAAGCAGTACTCTAAGTGTAAAAGAATGGAAATGA
- a CDS encoding FecCD family ABC transporter permease: MKNANFSLVVIFLALLTLVCAFVALGVGRFYIPFNDVFSVLAHSFGYGEGAASNITNVIENLRIPRIIAAILVGAALSVSGAAYQGVFKNQLVSPDLLGVSAGACVGAATAIIFDLSLFWVQAFAFGFGLAAVAITLAIPKMMGRTSTLMLVLSGIIVSGLMGSMIGFLKYVADPETKLPDIVYWQLGSLAKLDSENLKFIAPVMIICAILLIAMSWRINLLSLGDESAARLGVNVAFERAIVIICATLLTACSVCISGIVAWVGLLMPHLARMLVGANNIKSMPASIFMGAIFLLFVDTLARSISVSEVPLGVLTGFIGTVFFVWVLWRNKKVA; the protein is encoded by the coding sequence ATGAAAAACGCAAATTTTTCACTAGTCGTTATCTTTTTAGCTCTACTAACGCTTGTTTGCGCCTTTGTCGCACTTGGCGTTGGTAGATTTTACATACCATTTAACGACGTCTTTAGCGTGCTAGCTCACAGCTTTGGCTACGGCGAGGGTGCAGCTAGCAACATCACAAATGTGATAGAAAATTTGCGTATACCTCGTATCATCGCAGCTATCCTTGTTGGAGCCGCTCTTAGCGTGAGCGGTGCTGCCTATCAAGGCGTCTTTAAAAACCAGCTAGTAAGCCCTGATCTTCTTGGCGTCTCGGCTGGTGCTTGCGTGGGAGCTGCAACTGCCATTATCTTTGATCTATCGCTATTTTGGGTGCAGGCTTTTGCATTTGGCTTTGGTCTAGCAGCTGTTGCTATAACTCTAGCCATACCAAAGATGATGGGGCGCACCAGCACACTTATGCTGGTTCTTTCTGGTATCATCGTAAGTGGCCTAATGGGCTCGATGATCGGCTTTTTAAAATATGTCGCTGATCCTGAAACAAAGCTACCTGACATCGTCTACTGGCAGCTTGGTAGCCTTGCAAAGCTTGATAGCGAAAATTTAAAATTTATAGCCCCGGTTATGATCATCTGCGCCATTTTACTAATCGCTATGAGCTGGCGTATAAATTTGCTCTCTCTTGGCGACGAGAGTGCGGCTAGACTTGGCGTAAATGTCGCTTTTGAGCGTGCTATCGTTATCATTTGCGCTACGCTTCTTACAGCATGCAGCGTCTGCATAAGCGGAATAGTCGCTTGGGTGGGACTTCTCATGCCGCACCTAGCGCGGATGCTAGTTGGTGCAAATAACATAAAAAGCATGCCAGCAAGCATATTTATGGGTGCGATATTTTTGCTATTTGTCGATACTCTAGCACGTAGCATAAGCGTGAGCGAAGTGCCTCTTGGCGTACTTACCGGCTTTATCGGCACAGTATTTTTCGTCTGGGTCTTGTGGCGAAATAAAAAGGTTGCGTGA
- a CDS encoding ABC transporter ATP-binding protein — protein MLEVKNLNFSYPNGAGKLENVNLKIGAGEILTILGRNGAGKSTTLGLISGSLKPVSGEIFLDGKNVESLSNKDRAKIMAYVAQSEITEYDYTGLEFITMGRAAHLGIFARPSKEDEEIAKIYTKKLEIEYLEDRFITQMSGGQKQMCMIARAMAAQPKMIIFDEPTSALDFGNQYKFLRTVKWLKELGYSVVLTTHNPDFAVLLGGYVALVRGDGNVEFGTVNEIIRSENLSKLYGLSLNVSYIDEVKRECCLTYPL, from the coding sequence ATGCTTGAAGTTAAAAATTTAAACTTTAGCTACCCAAATGGAGCTGGCAAACTAGAAAATGTAAATTTAAAGATAGGCGCTGGGGAAATTTTAACCATTCTTGGGCGAAACGGAGCCGGCAAATCAACAACCCTTGGGCTGATAAGTGGCTCACTAAAGCCAGTATCTGGAGAAATTTTTCTCGATGGCAAAAACGTAGAGAGCCTAAGTAATAAAGACCGAGCAAAAATAATGGCATATGTGGCTCAAAGCGAGATCACAGAGTATGACTACACAGGGCTTGAGTTTATCACGATGGGGCGTGCTGCACATCTTGGTATCTTTGCAAGGCCTAGTAAAGAGGACGAGGAGATCGCTAAAATTTACACTAAAAAACTTGAGATCGAGTATCTTGAAGATCGCTTTATCACGCAGATGAGTGGTGGCCAAAAGCAAATGTGTATGATCGCACGTGCGATGGCTGCGCAGCCAAAGATGATTATATTTGACGAGCCAACGAGCGCGCTTGATTTTGGCAACCAGTATAAATTCCTACGCACCGTCAAGTGGCTAAAAGAGCTTGGCTACTCGGTCGTGCTAACCACTCACAACCCTGACTTTGCTGTGCTTCTTGGCGGATATGTCGCACTTGTAAGAGGTGATGGAAATGTTGAGTTTGGCACAGTCAATGAGATCATAAGAAGCGAAAATTTAAGCAAGCTTTACGGACTAAGCTTAAACGTAAGCTACATCGACGAAGTAAAAAGAGAGTGCTGTTTAACATATCCTCTTTAA
- a CDS encoding excalibur calcium-binding domain-containing protein — protein MKKVVLILFFALIANAADKFDCSKRYCKEMKSCEEAYHYLRKCGRSGFDRDRDGIPCENVCKERRVEK, from the coding sequence ATGAAAAAAGTAGTTTTGATTTTATTTTTTGCATTGATAGCAAATGCGGCGGATAAATTTGATTGTTCTAAACGCTACTGCAAAGAGATGAAAAGTTGCGAAGAAGCATATCACTATCTAAGAAAATGCGGACGCAGTGGATTTGACCGTGATCGTGACGGCATACCATGCGAGAATGTATGCAAAGAGCGAAGAGTAGAAAAATAA